TTGAAGTGTGTGCAGTCTGGGTTCACAGAAGAGCTTAAAACAAAGTAGAGAGCAGGGGTTCCCatcctgtgggtcttgaccctcGATAAAACAACTTTTTCATGGGGTTGCACATCAGATGTTtgtattacaattcataatagtagcaaaattacagttacgaagcagcaatgaaaataattttatggttggggtcaccacaacatgacgAGCTGCCTTAATGGGCCACAGCACttgaaggttgaaaaccactagTATAGAGCAAAAgtcaatagaaacaaagagagtcACATCAAAGTGAGTTGAGAACTTAACACCTCGGCTTGAGTAGAACAGTTAGCAAAAGGATTAACCAAAACAGAACACTTGCACACTGTGGCAGGTCTACAGGATGCAGCGCATCCCTGCAGGGTCTCCTCACAGCAGCCAAGCAAGTATTCTGCTAATGTGGGGGTATGGGTAGAATGGGGGGTAGGTGTGAGTGCTGAGGGTGGTGtacatgtgggggtgggggtggtttaGGTCTGTGTGGtttaggtgtgtgtggtgtgggtatggTTGGTGTATGTGATATGGGAATGGGTATagtataggtgtgtgtggtgtgtgtgtttggtgtgtgtggtgtgggtatggatagtataggtgtgtgtggtgtaggtgtgtgtggtgtaggtgtgtgtggtgtgggtgtgtgtggtgtgggtatggatagtataggtgtgtgtggtgtaggtgtgtgtggtgtgggtatggatagtataggtgtgtgtggtgtaggtgtgtgtggtgtaggtgtgtgtggtgtgggtgtgtgtgtggtgtgggtatggatagtataggtgtgtgtggtgtaggtgtgtgtggtgtgggtgtgtgtggtgtaggtgtgtgtggtgtaggtgtgtgtggtgtgggtgggtgtggtgtaggtgtgtgtggtgtaggtgtgtgtggtgtaggtgtgtgtggtgtgggtatggatagtataggtgtgtgtgtggtgtaggtgtgtgtggtgtaggtgtgtgtggtgtgggtgtgtgtggtgtgggtatggatagtataagtgtgtgtggtgtgggtgtgtgtggtgtgggtatggatagtataggtgtgtgtgtggtgtaggtgtgtgtggtgtaggtgtgtgtggtgtaggtgtgtgtggtgtaggtgtgtgtggtgtgggtgtgtgtggtgtgggtatggATAGTATAGGTGTGtggggtgtaggtgtgtgtggtgtaggtgtgtgtggtgtgggtgtgtgtggtgtgggtatggatagtataagtgtgtgtggtgtaggtgtgtgtggtgtaggtgtgtgtggtgtgggtgtgtgtggtgtgggtatggatagtataagtgtgtgtggtgtaggtgtgtgtggtgtgggtgtgtgtggtgtgggtatggatagtataggtgtgtgtgtggtgtaggtgtgtgtggtgtaggtgtgtgtggtgtaggtgtgtgtggtgtgggtgtgtgtggtgtaggtgtgtgtggtgtgggtgtgtgtggtgtaggtatggatagtataggtgtgtgtggtgtgggtatggatagtatgggtgtgtgtggtgtgggtgtgtgtggtgtgggtatggatagtataggtgtgtgtggtgtaggtgtgtgtggtgtgggtatggatagtatgggtgtgtgtggtgtgggtgtgtgtggtgtaggtatggatagtataggtgtgtgtggtgtgggtatggatagtatgggtgtgtgtggtgtgggtgtgtgtggtgtgggtatggatagtatgggtgtgtgtggtgtaggtgtgtgtggtgtgggtatggatagtataagtgtgtgtggtgtaggtgtgtgtggtgtgggtgtgtgtggtgtgggtatggatagtataagtgtgtgtggtgtaggtgtgtgtggtgtgggtgtgtgtggtgtgggtatggatagtataggtgtgtgtgtggtgtaggtgtgtgtggtgtaggtgtgtgtggtgtgggtgtgtgtggtgtaggtatggatagtataggtgtgtgtggtgtgggtatggatagtatgggtgtgtgtggtgtgggtgtgtgtggtgtgggtatggatgtatgggtgtgtgtggtgtaggtgtgtgtggtgtgggtgtgtgtgctgtgtgtgatgtAGGTGTaggtggcatatgtgtgtgtggtataggtattggtggtgtaggtgtgtgtggtgtggttgtggatggtgtgtgtggtataggtGTTGGTGGTGTAGGTATATGTGGtgtagctgtgtgtggtgtgaatggTGTGGTGTGAATAGTGTGTGTGGTGATGATGCTGGTGTTATAGATGTGGCTGATGTCAGTACAggtgtggatggtgtgtgtgcTACAGGTATGGCTGGTGTAGGTGTGGGTGGTGATGCTGTGGGTAGTGATGGTGTCAGTGGTGAAGATAGTGTGGTGGTATCAGTGTGGCACGGGCtcagatagtgtgtgtgtgtgtgtgtagagctcTGTCTACACAGAACATACATGGGTCATGAGGCTAACCtgaggagagaaaacacacagagtaGGAGCTCAGGCAAGAACAGAACAAAATTACAAACcgatgacagaaaaaaaaaatcagaaaacttaGAAATAAGTGAAAATGAATAGCATAGCCCTTAAACAACCAAGAGGAGACTAAAATACGCTGAGATGATGAGACCAAAAACCCCTCGTTGCTATGACAACACACCCACTAAGAGCAATGTCAGGAAGCAACTCCATCCTTGCTCAGGGTTTGAGGACACAGTCCCTCGTGGCAGGGGAGGAGTGGTGACTGGCGCCTGGGGCAGTGCCCTATTACATCCTCAgtcagcaaggagagagagagagagagagagagagagagagagagagagaggggcacaCTGGTGTTcagcccactttctccttttcattcagttggGAAACCAGCCCACATCCATGGTGACTCTCTCCCCCTCGGTTAACTCAGTTAATCCACCCTGGAAACACCCTCACTGGCATACCCAGAAGGGTCCCCTAGATGATTCCAAatcctgtcaggttgacacaGCATCGGGCATCACAGTGCAGAGGCAGCAGATGGTCTGCGATGGGAGAAGCTCACAGCTATGGACACCGTGCTGAGAAAGGCCTCAGGTCAGTGACCTAGCAGAGCCAAGCACGAGGTAGAAAAACAAAGACCCTGGTGGAGACGGACCAAGAAACATTGACACCGACCCGCAGGACGTGTTCTGAAAGCTGGAGAGGGGTGGCGCATCTCAAGCCACTCTGAGCAAGTGCTACCCCCACACTGTCCTCAGAGACAAGCATGTTGACCACCACCTCTGTGTCGTGGATGAACGTCCTTAACAACAGAATCTAGCATCACAGGAACAGACGGGAGCTGTGGGTCTTCGATTTGTCGCCTAACCTTTGTGCTAAAGGCTTGGTCCCACTTCATGGTGTTGCTGGGTGCCGGTGGGTCCTTTAAGAAGTGGAAGTAAGTCAGATGTGCCACTAAAGGGGACACCGGGACCCTGGCcctcttctctttgcttcccaaCCACACAGAGGGAGCAGATTTCTGTCACACTTCCCAACAAATAATGTAATAATTGTGGAAACAGCCTGGTAGTACCTCAGAAGTCACAGAGTTCCTAGGTGACTCAAGAATCCCACCTCTAGATTTGTCCCCAGGAGCAATGAGAGTGACTCCCCTAGGACATGAACATTGACAACAGCATTATTTCCAAGCCCCGAGATGAGGCAGCCTAAGTGCCCATTGGTTGCTGACCAGAGTCAGCACATGTGAACAGAGTGTGCACACAACAGGAGGTGACTCAGCTATGACCAGGGAGGCAGCTGTGCCACACGCCACAACATGCATGAAACCATGAGGATATACACTGAGCAATTAGTCACGAATGGCTAGATTCAATGATCTACCTATGTGAAATACAAAACACATCAACCAACAGGTGCTCATGCTGTAAGCCATGAGGCAGGGCCAGGGGATTGTGAAAGGACACAGGACTTCTGCAGTGATCAAATTGTCCTACATTGATTGTAGAAATCCATGACTACAATGACAACCATTGAGTTGTATACACCCAGAGCCGTACTGAGCTGTGCAGAGCTGTGACCATACTAATCATCCTCAAGATGTAGACATCAGGAACTACGCTACTAACCACAGAGATGTGTACGCTCCAGCCACTGTGGAACTGTACAACAACCATCACGCTCTATATATCTGGGTTCACACCAGCAACCAGAGGTGGTGCCCATTCGTGACTGCATCAGCAACCATTGAGCTATGCAGAGTCTTGGCTAGACCAACAACTACCAGGCCACCCAAACCGGTGGCTATGCCAACAACTGATCTCACATCTGTCTCTGCAGTAACAATCACCAGGCTTCGAAAACCACTATGTAACTACCTCTAGCTGCAAACTAGCTGCAAAGACTTGAGACTGTCCTAACAGTCATTGGGCATGCCACTCCTTGACTTTACCAACAGCTGTTGGGTTGTGCAAACTCTTGACTCTGCCATCAGTAATCAGACTTAGAAAAACCTATGCCTATATCAACAACCACGGAGCTGTGCAAATCCATGGCTATACCAACAACCATCAGGCCACACAAACCTGTAGTGGGCAGTGCAAACCTGTGGCTATAGGAACAATCCCTGGACCTTGCAACCCATGGTGGTACCAACAACCATCAGGCCACACAAACCATGATCATGCTAACAACCAACGGGCTGTACAAAACTGAGGCTATACCAACAACCGTCAGGTTGTACAAATTTATGACTGTTCTAGCAACCACTAAGCCACCCAAAACCATGACTATGCAGTTCACCATTAGTCCACACAGTCCCTTGGCTATTCATCAACCGTCATCTGTGCAAACCCATGTATGCATCAACAATCACCTCACAGGGCAGTGCAATACTGTGCTAATACCAGCAACCATCAGGCCGAAGGTTGCACAGACAGGGCCTGCACTTGACCAGGGATGGGGCTGGGATGTGGGCAAGGCAAGCCCTCCAGATCCCAGTTCCGGTAAACGATGCCAAGCGGCTCTCTGTGGCTCAGATCAGTACAGCGCTCTATGGGCACGCATGCTGGAAACATCgataaagaaaagcaaggagaAAAACTATGCTTACGAGAAGAAAAAATGCCACTGACCTTGGGTGGAAGGCTGGGGACTCTCAAGGTGACGACAATGGAGAATTCTTCAGGGAAGAGGTCACAGCTGGAGAAAATTTTAGAGGCGGGGAAGCTCATGGTACGAGGCTCAGCGGCTGAGAACTGGAGCCCCAGCACACCCTCGGCCTGCACCATCCGGATCCCACTTGTAGCACCGTTCATAGGGACAGCCTCTGCCAGGATGTCCAGGGGATGAAGGTCTGCAGCAAAGACATGATGGGGAAGAGGTTAGACAACGGTTGCGCAATGCGACAGCCATGATGACTCCTTCACGGTGGCTGCgtattttcagatttttcatCATGAAAGTTCTCAGAGCCAGGCTAAGCCACAGGCTTGAGCTGTGAATCCCAAACCATGGAAATACGCAGTGAATCTGGGGGGAATGTACGGGAGCGACTTCCTGCATGGCTGACCAGTGGCAAGAACCAGTCCCAACAGGAACTGCTGAGGTCGCAGTGTGGCACAGAGGAGCCCACTGCCTCATGTGGTAAAACATCTCTGAGGACATCTGCCAAGCCTCTGCCCTGCAACCAGTAATGGACACTGTACTTGCTGCTATGCTCATGGCCAGGGCATGTTTTCAAATGCCCCACATAACCCTCCCGGCCTTTGGAAATGTCCCCTTGCTTCAGCCTTCTTGAGCTAGACCGCAGTTTGCCACGGCATGTGTTCCCATTACATTGTGTTGCTGCTCTTTGGAGACACTCTGCCTGTGTTACTCAGGTTGACAGTAGATGCTTCATCAGCCCTGGGAGCAGTGGGTCCTCCTGGCTGTCCCTGTTTTCCCAGTGAGGAAAGAGAGGCATCTGGCATCAACCCTGATCCTGCCTCCCCGCTTCCTCAAGCTTCTGCTGAGTTCTGCATACATATGAGAGAGAGTGACCACTGAAGGGCGTTCCCCATGTCAACGGCAGACACTGTGCTGAGACAGAGTTCTGTCCCCCAGGATGGGAGCTCCTCTGGTGTCATGCAGAACCCCTGGGGAATTTTGGTGGGGAGGACCTCCTCCATCTCCTGGAAGAGGCTCCTGTTCCTAGTTCAACATCACCAGAGATAGAACCAACGGTCTATCCTGGCCTTCACTGGTCATGGAGAGCTTTGTTGCCAAAAGAGAGCCTTTGGGACTGCACAGCGGGCCCCAAGAGGAGGTCATGAGACAAATCAGGTGGGTTGGCTGTGTCCAGAAGAACTATCAAAGGGGGAGCGGTGGGGAGCAAGCCATGGGCTTAGACTCCTGGAAGAGAATAAAGATCTTCAGGAGAGTGTTAGCGTGTCACGCTAGCAACAGAGAGGGGGAAAAGTGTCCCAGACCCAAGGCCTGTGCAGGAGCCTAAGACTAGCCAACACTCAGAAGCAATTAACATGAGGGTAACTTGGGACCTCCCTCGTGATCTTCCTGACCAGCTGAGTctgttaatataaaataaaaataaaaaatcttttaatttaaataaataaaaattaaaaaaaaacatttttagaaaggTAAGAAAGGGGATGCTGGGATCTCCTCTACATATGCATAAAAGAATCCAAGCTCCATTCACAGTGAAATCTCCTAGCTATAGAAAGAACTTCGAAGCCAGACCAGCCCAGTCTGGAAGACCTGGCATTGTAATGAGGGCACCGTGCTTTGCTCCTGGACTGTCCCTGAGGCCGGGTTGAAGGTCTGCTCCTAGCTGAAGGCACTATAGGAGGCGGGCCTAAGGGGAGGAAGTTAGGTCCCTGGGAGCGCACTCTTGAGGAGATCCTGAGACTCAGGACTGTTTTTCTCTATTTGTTTCCTGGTTGTCAGGAGGTGAGCAGCCTTGCCCCTCCTCATGTTCCCACCATGATGTGTGTCTCACCATCATCCAAAGTACCTGGGCCGGCCCATCATGGACTGAATCCTCTAaaaccacaagccaaaataaacctttcctttttttaagtcAATGACCGTGCAGGATCGGCGGGAAAGCCAACTCATAAAGGAAACGCTAGGTGCCAGTGCCCTCTGTGATCACAAAGAATCTCCCAGCCTGCTTCCTGGGAGGCCCAAGAAACATCACACCTTCGACAGAGCTTGGGGCCTTGGTGTGGGAGAACAGCTGAGCTGGGAGGGGCGCAGAGTGTGAGATAAGCCTGGACCAGACAGAGGGTGGTCAGCAGTGGCCAGCGGCCAACTGGGGCAAAATAAATAAGGAACCattgaagaaagagaagagaggtgggTCTACTCTTGGACATAGTTCTGCAGACTGTACGGTGGTCAGGCAGATAGGCTAAAGGCAGAGTCCACAGAACCAGACTGGGGATAGGGCTCTAGGGGGGTGGACATGATGAACAAATAGTTACATAGAAACCGGCTGCTGGAAGTTTCCAAGACAGTCCAGGCACATGTTAGCGACAGGGGGGAACTAGTAGCTTGACCAGCAGAGGCTTATCAACATGGTTCCCACAGGCCACTGTGCACTGGGCTGTGGCCTCCAACAAGCTCCCATTTGACTGGGAGAAGTGCAGGTGGTCTGTGACTGGTGTTTTACAGGATACACAAGCCCTCTTCTCTAGAGTCAAGGTACAGAAAGGAAGGGCGAAAGGCCGCGAGGCCATTCCTAAGCTGTGTGACACTGGTGCCCACTGCCAGATCCCAGTAAAGCCAGTCTTGGGTGGGTGAAGCAATGGGTCAGCAGGATATCTGGATTAGGTGACGGGCTTGGGGGACACTGGTCTGCTCCTAAGCAGGAGCTCCAGACGGCCTGAAATGTGCCCCTCTGGAGATGCTGGGTATGAGGTCTCAGACCTGCACATGAGACTGTACTGGCAAGTAGGGTCCTTGCAGATGACCAAGGTATGGCGGGACGCTAGGTGGACTATCATCCAACTCATGGTATAAAAAGGGATAATCTGGACACAACCCACAGGGAGAAAGCAGATGTCAGGGACAAGCCAACAACGCTGGCAGCCTCAGGAGCTGGGTGGCCTGGGCAGTCCCCTTGGCTCAGGTAGACCAGCCCTGACACTGACATGGACTTCAGTCTCCATGGTGAGGTGGTGACAGCTCAGTTAGCCATACAGTTGGGTACTTGGCTGCCCAGCTTGAGGGAACTGACATCGCTGAAGGGAAATCACAGAGTTTCTCTACCCAGAAGCCCCTCTGACCATCGCTAAGTACCACAGAAGGGCAGAGTTTGGCCCCAGCCCATGAGACCCAGGGCCAGTAGTAACCCATAGCCATGTGGCTCTCTGTCACCATCATCCCTCCCTTACACCCAAACACCCCGCGGAGAAAGTCCACGTGGTCTCCATGAAACCTAAGACTAAACAACAGACGAGGCACCAGCCAATGTGAGCAGCGACGCGGGAAATGAAAGCAGGAACAGGGCCAACAGCAATCAGGAAGCTGTGCTCACAGGCTGGGCCGGAAGTCCCAGCCAGGGAGGAGTATAAAGTCAGTGTGTCTGACCCCtgacacacactctcacacattcACTCAACACTCACTCACCCTCCTCCAGAAAATCTCACCATGGCcgcctccaccatgtctgtctgctctgACGCTTGCACCAACTCCTCCTGGCAGGTGGATGACTGCCCAGAGAGCTGCTGTGAGCCTAGCTGCTGTGCACCCAGCTGCTGCCAACCCAGCTGCTGTGCCCCCAGCTGttgccagtccagctgctgccaACCTAGCTGCTGCCAGACCAgctgctgtgtccccagctgCTGTGCCCCCAGCTGCTGTGCCCCCAGCTGCTGTGCCCCAGCCCCCTGCCTGACCCTCATCTGCACCCCAGTGAGCTGTGGGTCCAGCCCCTGCTGCCAATCTgcctgcagcagctgctgcacACCCTCATGCTGCCAGCAGTCTAGCTGCCAGCCCTCATGCTGCACCTCCTCACCTTGTTGTGTGACCCTTTGCTGCAAGCCTGTCTGCTGTACCCCCTGCTGCCAGTCTTCCTGCGCACCCTCATGCTGCCAGCAGTCTAGCTGCCAGCCAGCTTGCTGCACCTGTTCTCCTTGCCAGCCATCCTGTGTGACCCTGTGCTGCAAGCCTGTCTGCTGCACACCCATCTGCTCTGgatcctcctcctgctgccaatcctcctgctgtgtgcctgtctgctgcaagcctgtctgctgcaagccctgctccaGCGTGTCCCTGCTCTGCCGCCCTGTGTGTAGACCTGCCTGCTGTgtgcccagctcctcctgctgtgcctcgtcctgccagcccagctgctgcaagccctgctccaGCATGTCTCTGATCTGCCGCCCTGCCTGTTCCAGCCAGGCTTGCTGCGGCCAGAAGTCCAGCTGCTGATGGGTCTTTTCCTGGTTCCAGCTGGCTCATGTCCCTCCCTGTGGCCTCTTCCAGCTCTCTCAGCCTGATCCTGGTCTGGGAAAGACAGTCCCCCAGGATGAAGCTCCAATCTATCCTTCGTGACTTGACCTCTCCTTTTGCTTCCCAGGAGGCCTGCTGACCCTCTGGGTCACTGGACAGGGATCCCCCTGTCCCTCTGGTCTGGTTACCTGCCCCTGACATCAGCTTGTCTACAGCCCTTGGCTTCAATAAACTCTTACCTACCTGGATTTGCTCTCATGTTCTGGAACATGTAAATATCTGTCTCCATAGTCAGAAATGTTTTTAGGAGGGAAGGACTCAGCTCTGCAATTGACAAGGGACAGCAGCCACCTCCCCTGGGATCACAGTGTGACTCAGGGCCCCTCTCCCAAATGTTCAGTC
The nucleotide sequence above comes from Microtus pennsylvanicus isolate mMicPen1 chromosome 7, mMicPen1.hap1, whole genome shotgun sequence. Encoded proteins:
- the LOC142854378 gene encoding uncharacterized protein LOC142854378 isoform X3; this translates as MAASTMSVCSDACTNSSWQVDDCPESCCEPSCCAPSCCQPSCCAPSCCQSSCCQPTPCLTLICTPVSCGSSPCCQSACSSCCTPSCCQQSSCQPSCCTSSPCCVTLCCKPVCCTPCCQSSCAPSCCQQSSCQPACCTCSPCQPSCVTLCCKPVCCTPICSGSSSCCQSSCCVPVCCKPVCCKPCSSVSLLCRPVCRPACCVPSSSCCASSCQPSCCKPCSSMSLICRPACSSQACCGQKSSC
- the LOC142854378 gene encoding uncharacterized protein LOC142854378 isoform X5, with protein sequence MAASTMSVCSDACTNSSWQVDDCPESCCEPSCCAPTPCLTLICTPVSCGSSPCCQSACSSCCTPSCCQQSSCQPSCCTSSPCCVTLCCKPVCCTPCCQSSCAPSCCQQSSCQPACCTCSPCQPSCVTLCCKPVCCTPICSGSSSCCQSSCCVPVCCKPVCCKPCSSVSLLCRPVCRPACCVPSSSCCASSCQPSCCKPCSSMSLICRPACSSQACCGQKSSC
- the LOC142854378 gene encoding uncharacterized protein LOC142854378 isoform X2, whose protein sequence is MAASTMSVCSDACTNSSWQVDDCPESCCEPSCCAPSCCQPSCCAPSCCHCCAPSCCAPAPCLTLICTPVSCGSSPCCQSACSSCCTPSCCQQSSCQPSCCTSSPCCVTLCCKPVCCTPCCQSSCAPSCCQQSSCQPACCTCSPCQPSCVTLCCKPVCCTPICSGSSSCCQSSCCVPVCCKPVCCKPCSSVSLLCRPVCRPACCVPSSSCCASSCQPSCCKPCSSMSLICRPACSSQACCGQKSSC
- the LOC142854378 gene encoding uncharacterized protein LOC142854378 isoform X4, with protein sequence MAASTMSVCSDACTNSSWQVDDCPESCCEPSCCAPSCCQPSCCAPSCCHCCAPAPCLTLICTPVSCGSSPCCQSACSSCCTPSCCQQSSCQPSCCTSSPCCVTLCCKPVCCTPCCQSSCAPSCCQQSSCQPACCTCSPCQPSCVTLCCKPVCCTPICSGSSSCCQSSCCVPVCCKPVCCKPCSSVSLLCRPVCRPACCVPSSSCCASSCQPSCCKPCSSMSLICRPACSSQACCGQKSSC
- the LOC142854378 gene encoding uncharacterized protein LOC142854378 isoform X6, with amino-acid sequence MAASTMSVCSDACTNSSWQVDDCPESCCEPSCCAPSCCQPTPCLTLICTPVSCGSSPCCQSACSSCCTPSCCQQSSCQPSCCTSSPCCVTLCCKPVCCTPCCCVTLCCKPVCCTPICSGSSSCCQSSCCVPVCCKPVCCKPCSSVSLLCRPVCRPACCVPSSSCCASSCQPSCCKPCSSMSLICRPACSSQACCGQKSSC
- the LOC142854378 gene encoding uncharacterized protein LOC142854378 isoform X1, with product MAASTMSVCSDACTNSSWQVDDCPESCCEPSCCAPSCCQPSCCAPSCCQSSCCQPSCCQTSCCVPSCCAPSCCAPSCCAPAPCLTLICTPVSCGSSPCCQSACSSCCTPSCCQQSSCQPSCCTSSPCCVTLCCKPVCCTPCCQSSCAPSCCQQSSCQPACCTCSPCQPSCVTLCCKPVCCTPICSGSSSCCQSSCCVPVCCKPVCCKPCSSVSLLCRPVCRPACCVPSSSCCASSCQPSCCKPCSSMSLICRPACSSQACCGQKSSC